In the Geobacter sp. FeAm09 genome, one interval contains:
- a CDS encoding SCO family protein has protein sequence MARITRCGAAILLAALMFSPCRAVAHVEEAPQQERRADPFPRDEGPVVGVDERLGAKIPLDATFRDETGRQVRLGELITGPTIIVPVYYGCANVCNYLQGGLARVLPTLKNRPATEYRVISVSFDESETPQLAARYKRMYLTAMKVPFPEAGWRFLTGDTANIRRVTDAAGYRFQRRGRDFIHPVTTLVVAGDGTIVRYLYGTTFLAKDVSLALLEARQGKAGASIRKVMEFCFSFDSVGKTYVFNLLRVSATVVILCAGGFLAFLLLGGKKRRKTGTQADAGGRD, from the coding sequence ATGGCTCGGATAACGCGCTGCGGGGCGGCGATACTGCTTGCAGCGCTCATGTTCTCCCCTTGCCGTGCCGTCGCCCATGTCGAGGAGGCCCCGCAGCAGGAGCGGCGCGCCGATCCCTTCCCCCGGGACGAGGGACCGGTGGTGGGGGTCGATGAACGCCTGGGCGCCAAGATCCCCCTGGATGCGACCTTTCGCGACGAGACCGGCAGGCAGGTCCGCCTGGGAGAGCTGATCACCGGGCCGACCATCATTGTCCCGGTGTACTACGGCTGCGCCAATGTGTGCAATTACCTGCAGGGGGGGCTGGCGCGGGTCCTGCCGACCCTGAAGAACCGGCCGGCGACCGAGTACCGGGTCATCTCGGTCAGCTTCGACGAGAGCGAAACCCCGCAACTGGCCGCCCGCTACAAGCGCATGTACCTGACCGCCATGAAGGTCCCCTTTCCCGAGGCCGGCTGGCGTTTTCTCACCGGCGATACCGCAAACATCCGGCGCGTGACCGATGCCGCCGGGTATCGTTTCCAGCGCCGGGGGCGGGACTTCATCCACCCGGTGACGACGCTGGTGGTCGCCGGGGACGGCACCATCGTCCGGTACCTGTACGGCACCACGTTCCTGGCCAAGGATGTCTCCCTGGCCCTGCTCGAGGCGCGGCAGGGCAAGGCGGGGGCATCCATCCGCAAAGTCATGGAATTCTGCTTCAGCTTCGATTCCGTCGGCAAGACCTATGTCTTCAATCTGCTGCGGGTGAGCGCCACGGTGGTCATCCTCTGCGCCGGGGGCTTCCTGGCCTTTTTGCTGCTGGGCGGGAAGAAGCGGAGAAAGACAGGTACGCAAGCCGATGCGGGTGGGCGGGATTAG
- the coxB gene encoding cytochrome c oxidase subunit II — MNSAYLTTTTDAIDPVFMFIFGASLVLLVGITAAMVFFVVRYHRSRAPEPTSRAAGNLWLEIVWSVLPTLLVLAMFYYGWAGYLALRNVPTGAMEVTATASMWSWSFAYPNGKTSAKLYVPVNRPVRVELVSRDVIHGFYLPAFRVKRDVVPGMRNHAWFVATGPGSYDLFCSQYCGTGHSAMITTVEALPEAEFGAWLERKAAGEEPAGHELLEKHGCLGCHSLDGRPGIGPTFKGIWGRSTTVMSNGRERRITVDEAYLRRSLLEPNADVVKGFQPIMPPFAGVLKEGEIKAIIGYLRSGGIASPKLDGRKLAQEKGCLVCHSLDGSRGVGPTFKGLFGARVTVLKGRAKSTVTADEGYLRESIRQPGAAVVEGFQPVMPADPGLSDDEVTALVEFIEGLR; from the coding sequence GTGAATAGCGCATATCTCACAACCACGACCGACGCCATCGACCCGGTCTTCATGTTCATCTTCGGGGCCTCTCTGGTGCTCCTGGTCGGCATCACCGCGGCCATGGTGTTCTTTGTGGTCCGCTACCACCGCTCCCGGGCCCCGGAGCCGACCTCCCGGGCCGCGGGCAACCTCTGGCTGGAGATCGTCTGGAGCGTGCTCCCGACCCTCCTGGTGCTGGCCATGTTCTACTACGGCTGGGCGGGCTACCTGGCGCTGCGCAACGTGCCCACGGGGGCCATGGAGGTGACGGCCACGGCCAGCATGTGGTCGTGGAGCTTTGCCTACCCCAACGGCAAGACCAGCGCCAAGCTGTACGTGCCGGTGAACAGGCCGGTGCGGGTGGAGCTGGTTTCCCGGGACGTGATCCACGGCTTCTACCTGCCCGCCTTCCGGGTCAAACGGGATGTGGTGCCGGGGATGAGGAACCACGCCTGGTTCGTGGCCACCGGGCCCGGCTCCTACGATCTGTTCTGCTCCCAGTACTGCGGCACCGGCCATTCGGCCATGATCACCACCGTGGAGGCGCTGCCCGAGGCGGAATTCGGAGCCTGGCTGGAGCGGAAGGCGGCCGGGGAGGAGCCCGCCGGCCATGAACTCCTGGAAAAACACGGCTGCCTGGGGTGCCATTCCCTGGACGGCAGGCCGGGGATCGGGCCGACCTTCAAGGGGATCTGGGGGCGGAGCACGACGGTCATGAGCAACGGCCGGGAGCGGCGGATCACCGTGGACGAGGCCTACCTGCGGCGCTCCCTGCTGGAACCGAACGCCGATGTGGTCAAGGGCTTCCAGCCGATCATGCCTCCCTTTGCCGGGGTGCTCAAGGAAGGGGAGATCAAGGCGATCATCGGCTACCTCCGCAGCGGCGGCATCGCTTCCCCCAAACTCGACGGCAGGAAGCTGGCCCAGGAAAAGGGGTGTCTGGTCTGCCACTCCCTGGACGGCAGCCGCGGCGTCGGCCCCACCTTCAAGGGGCTGTTCGGTGCCCGGGTCACGGTGCTGAAGGGGCGGGCGAAGAGCACGGTCACGGCCGACGAGGGGTACCTGCGGGAATCGATCCGCCAGCCCGGGGCCGCCGTGGTGGAGGGCTTCCAGCCGGTTATGCCCGCCGACCCCGGCCTGTCGGACGACGAGGTGACGGCCCTGGTGGAATTCATCGAGGGGCTCCGGTGA
- a CDS encoding bifunctional 5,10-methylenetetrahydrofolate dehydrogenase/5,10-methenyltetrahydrofolate cyclohydrolase gives MELLDGKKCAESLVADISRKVAGYLDSGLRKPHMTIILVGTHAPSESYVKSKIASCGRAGFEGNLIRLPETVTEQELLAKIGAINNDPGTDGVIVQLPLPSHINEQNVINAIAPEKDIDGFHPTNFGRMALGQKAFRPATAYGICKLLQFYDIPVRGKHCVVIGRSNIVGKPISIMLANDFDIGNATVTLTHIETPRPLLLDETRRADIVIVAVGIPGFIGEDMVKEGVVLIDVGINRLADGKLVGDVDFAAVAPKCSWITPVPGGVGRMTVAALMINTLMAYENNFNLT, from the coding sequence ATGGAACTGCTGGACGGTAAGAAGTGCGCTGAGAGCCTGGTGGCCGATATTTCCCGAAAGGTCGCCGGCTATCTCGATTCCGGCCTGCGCAAGCCGCATATGACCATCATCCTGGTCGGCACGCACGCCCCCAGCGAATCCTATGTCAAATCCAAGATCGCCTCCTGCGGCAGGGCCGGTTTCGAGGGGAACCTGATCCGCCTGCCGGAAACGGTCACGGAACAGGAACTCCTGGCGAAGATCGGCGCCATCAACAACGACCCGGGTACGGACGGCGTGATCGTCCAGCTGCCGCTGCCGTCCCATATCAACGAGCAGAACGTCATCAACGCCATCGCCCCGGAAAAGGACATCGACGGTTTCCACCCCACCAATTTCGGCCGCATGGCCCTCGGCCAGAAGGCCTTCCGCCCGGCGACCGCCTACGGCATCTGCAAGCTGCTGCAGTTCTACGACATACCGGTCAGGGGAAAGCACTGCGTGGTCATCGGCCGCTCGAACATCGTCGGCAAGCCGATCTCCATCATGCTGGCCAATGACTTCGACATCGGCAACGCCACCGTCACCCTGACCCACATCGAGACCCCACGGCCGCTCCTGCTGGACGAGACGCGCCGGGCCGACATCGTGATCGTGGCGGTGGGCATCCCCGGTTTCATCGGCGAGGACATGGTCAAGGAGGGGGTGGTGCTGATCGATGTGGGCATCAACCGCCTGGCGGACGGCAAGCTGGTGGGGGATGTGGATTTCGCCGCGGTCGCCCCGAAATGCTCCTGGATCACCCCGGTGCCGGGCGGCGTCGGCCGCATGACCGTGGCGGCCCTCATGATCAACACCCTGATGGCCTACGAAAACAATTTCAATCTGACCTGA
- a CDS encoding c-type cytochrome, giving the protein MFRTMIQACALVAVAVLPLGGCRDEAPRREAPPGAVSQQQVRRGEELFKRYCAACHPDGGNVSDPERTLRGDVLRSRRIARPQDIVRIMRTPLSRMIAFDPATIPDEDARAIAEYVLYAFR; this is encoded by the coding sequence ATGTTCAGAACGATGATACAGGCGTGTGCGCTCGTGGCGGTCGCCGTGCTGCCGCTGGGAGGGTGCCGGGATGAAGCGCCCCGGCGCGAGGCCCCCCCGGGGGCGGTGTCGCAGCAGCAGGTGCGCAGGGGCGAAGAGCTGTTCAAACGGTACTGCGCCGCCTGTCACCCCGATGGCGGCAACGTCAGCGACCCGGAACGGACCCTGCGGGGGGACGTCCTGCGCTCGCGCCGCATCGCCAGGCCCCAGGATATCGTGCGGATCATGCGCACCCCCCTGTCGCGCATGATCGCCTTCGATCCGGCAACCATTCCGGACGAGGATGCCCGGGCCATCGCCGAGTATGTGCTGTACGCCTTCAGGTAG
- a CDS encoding UbiA family prenyltransferase, translated as MIAPLVRLFRPRLAFLNGVAAVSGYLLHPAGVQALPLGALLGGVTLLAAGGSAINQVLERDLDRRMVRTRRRPLPQGDLTPRSATALGAAAVAGGLSLLAAAGGLLPPLFGIAALLWYLAVYTPLKRRTSLALAAGAVCGAVPPLIGWCLAGGSPTDYRAMFLTGLLYLWQIPHFWLFRRRHVADYRAAGIPLPCSPAGEDGLMWLWMAALTAAAMLLPAFGIIGRPAALWYALFPLPLAVIALARSERLLFPYLNLFPLLVTAALSLGRC; from the coding sequence GTGATTGCCCCCCTGGTCAGGCTGTTCCGGCCGCGCCTGGCGTTTTTGAACGGCGTTGCCGCAGTGAGCGGCTACCTCCTCCATCCCGCCGGGGTGCAGGCCCTCCCCCTGGGGGCGCTCCTGGGCGGGGTGACGCTCCTGGCCGCGGGGGGCTCCGCCATCAACCAGGTGCTGGAGCGGGACCTGGACCGCCGGATGGTGCGCACCAGACGGCGCCCCCTTCCCCAGGGCGATCTGACGCCCCGTTCCGCCACGGCTCTCGGCGCGGCGGCCGTCGCGGGCGGCCTGTCTCTCCTGGCCGCCGCGGGGGGGCTGCTGCCCCCGTTGTTCGGCATCGCGGCCCTTTTGTGGTACCTGGCGGTCTATACCCCCCTCAAGCGCCGCACCTCTCTTGCCCTGGCCGCGGGGGCGGTGTGCGGCGCCGTGCCGCCGCTCATCGGCTGGTGCCTGGCCGGAGGGAGTCCCACGGATTACCGGGCCATGTTCCTGACCGGGCTTTTGTACCTGTGGCAGATCCCCCACTTCTGGCTTTTCCGGCGCCGCCACGTCGCCGATTACCGCGCCGCCGGCATCCCGCTCCCCTGCTCCCCGGCGGGGGAGGACGGACTGATGTGGCTCTGGATGGCCGCTCTGACCGCCGCGGCCATGCTGCTGCCCGCCTTCGGCATCATCGGGCGGCCGGCCGCCCTCTGGTACGCCCTCTTTCCCCTGCCGCTGGCCGTCATCGCCCTGGCCCGTTCCGAAAGGCTGCTGTTCCCGTACCTCAACCTGTTCCCGCTGCTGGTGACCGCCGCGCTTTCCCTCGGCCGCTGCTGA
- a CDS encoding cytochrome C oxidase subunit IV family protein codes for MTSDTGGHHIVGYGKLTLVWLALLLLTALTVLVTRVELGGYKVAGALAIACLKSGLVIAFFMHMKYEGRLLRWLLFVALTILAIFIGLTFFDVLYR; via the coding sequence ATGACATCCGACACAGGCGGTCATCATATCGTAGGCTACGGCAAACTGACGCTGGTGTGGCTGGCCCTGCTGCTTCTGACCGCCCTGACCGTTCTTGTCACCCGCGTCGAGCTGGGCGGCTACAAGGTGGCGGGGGCGCTTGCCATCGCCTGCCTCAAGTCGGGGCTCGTGATCGCATTCTTCATGCACATGAAGTACGAAGGGCGGCTCTTGCGCTGGCTGTTGTTCGTGGCCCTGACGATCCTGGCCATCTTCATCGGCCTTACCTTCTTCGACGTGCTCTACCGCTGA
- a CDS encoding DUF1987 domain-containing protein translates to MNMLDMPQSSSTPLIRFDLAERKMRISGESYPENSFGFYAPVFDWVKEYLAGADELHLDIDISYMNSSSTKCVLDLLDLLEDAHARGAKVDIVWRYDTENPRSLDLAEEFQEEVTLPFSIVAATE, encoded by the coding sequence ATGAATATGCTTGATATGCCGCAGTCATCATCCACGCCGCTGATCCGGTTCGACCTTGCCGAGCGGAAGATGCGCATCTCGGGGGAGTCCTACCCCGAGAACTCCTTCGGCTTCTATGCCCCGGTTTTCGACTGGGTGAAGGAGTACCTCGCCGGTGCGGACGAGCTTCATCTCGACATCGACATCAGCTATATGAACAGCAGCAGCACCAAGTGCGTGCTCGACCTGCTCGACCTCCTGGAGGACGCCCATGCCAGGGGGGCCAAGGTGGACATCGTCTGGCGCTACGATACGGAGAATCCCCGTTCCCTCGATTTGGCCGAAGAGTTCCAGGAAGAGGTTACGCTGCCGTTTTCCATTGTTGCCGCCACCGAATAG
- a CDS encoding cytochrome c oxidase subunit 3 family protein, with protein sequence MSHHKDDNGAKLGMWLFLFTELLLFGGLFLLYSAYLSRYPHEFSAAGRQLDMVFGTVNTVVLLTSSLLVAMAVTAVQRDERRHALWLLGGTILCAAIFMSIKYVEWSAKIRHGIYPNSPHLAAAPPGESVFFSLYFMTTGIHGLHVLIGATLLAWVGCRVKRGAVHGGDYVLLENSALYWHLVDLIWIFIFPLYYLIL encoded by the coding sequence ATGAGCCACCACAAGGACGACAACGGGGCCAAGCTGGGCATGTGGCTGTTCCTGTTCACCGAACTGCTCCTGTTCGGCGGCCTGTTCCTGCTCTATTCCGCCTATCTCTCCCGCTACCCCCACGAGTTTTCCGCGGCCGGCCGCCAGTTGGACATGGTCTTCGGCACGGTCAACACCGTCGTCCTCCTGACCAGCAGCCTGCTGGTGGCCATGGCGGTCACCGCCGTGCAGCGGGACGAGCGGCGCCATGCCCTGTGGCTGCTGGGGGGGACGATCCTCTGCGCGGCCATCTTCATGTCGATCAAGTACGTGGAGTGGAGCGCCAAGATCCGGCACGGCATCTATCCCAACTCCCCCCACCTTGCCGCCGCCCCTCCGGGGGAGTCGGTGTTCTTCAGCCTGTACTTCATGACCACCGGCATCCACGGCCTGCACGTGCTGATCGGCGCCACGCTGCTGGCCTGGGTGGGGTGCCGGGTGAAACGGGGCGCCGTCCATGGCGGGGATTACGTCCTTTTGGAGAACAGCGCCCTCTACTGGCACCTGGTGGACCTGATCTGGATCTTCATCTTCCCGCTGTACTACCTGATTCTTTAG
- a CDS encoding diguanylate cyclase: protein MARKKTKIAATDPTLERAGRILAESSSPPPDLMAEYGALAEGYRALLRKLNKTLVISDTYQMQLREMMKQIEDTTYKYRQLKDVALPLCIYCKNIRTDNDYWQRLETYFGTHAEIMFSHGICPECIKSTTRQLGAWQHKEKFPDLPASAEPSAGPAAPAARKPAEDETLKELRTLLQESAAAGNPLTSELERVVGRHAKLVRRFNKIVSISDGYQSQLMELNARLEFSARTDLLTGLANRWEIMARLESEKSRSERYHKHFSILLCDLDHFKAINDGYGHMAGDRVLRAIAEVLRTHVRAGDFCGRWGGEEFLVILPETDLPKARTVAEKLLVNMRKTAVPWEGRKITTTMSVGLGAFRPGMSIDECLKKVDDALFAAKAGGRDRLMMVAE from the coding sequence ATGGCCCGCAAAAAAACGAAAATAGCGGCGACGGACCCCACCCTGGAGCGGGCCGGCCGCATCCTTGCCGAGTCCTCCTCCCCGCCACCGGACCTGATGGCCGAGTACGGCGCCCTTGCCGAGGGCTACCGCGCGCTCCTGCGCAAGCTGAACAAGACGCTGGTCATCAGCGACACCTACCAGATGCAGCTCCGGGAGATGATGAAGCAGATCGAGGACACCACCTACAAGTACCGCCAGCTCAAGGACGTCGCCCTGCCGCTCTGCATCTATTGCAAGAACATCCGTACCGACAACGACTATTGGCAGCGCCTGGAAACCTATTTCGGCACCCATGCGGAGATCATGTTCAGCCACGGGATCTGCCCCGAGTGCATCAAGTCCACCACCCGGCAGCTGGGGGCGTGGCAGCACAAGGAGAAGTTCCCGGACCTGCCGGCGTCTGCGGAGCCGTCCGCCGGGCCTGCCGCGCCGGCCGCCCGGAAGCCGGCCGAGGACGAGACGCTCAAGGAGCTGCGCACCCTGCTCCAGGAGAGCGCCGCCGCCGGCAACCCGCTCACGTCCGAACTGGAGCGGGTCGTGGGCAGGCATGCCAAGCTCGTGCGGCGCTTCAACAAGATCGTTTCCATCAGCGACGGCTACCAGTCCCAGCTCATGGAGCTCAATGCCCGGCTGGAATTCTCGGCCCGGACCGACCTCCTCACCGGCCTTGCCAACCGCTGGGAGATCATGGCCCGGCTGGAGTCGGAAAAGAGCCGTTCCGAGAGGTACCACAAACACTTTTCCATCCTGCTCTGCGACCTGGACCATTTCAAGGCCATCAACGACGGCTACGGGCACATGGCCGGCGACCGCGTACTCAGGGCCATCGCCGAGGTCCTGCGCACCCATGTCCGCGCCGGGGATTTCTGCGGGCGCTGGGGAGGGGAGGAGTTTCTGGTCATCCTCCCGGAGACCGACCTGCCCAAGGCCCGGACGGTGGCGGAGAAACTCCTGGTCAATATGCGGAAAACGGCCGTGCCGTGGGAGGGACGGAAGATCACGACGACCATGAGCGTGGGGCTCGGCGCGTTCAGGCCGGGGATGAGCATCGACGAATGCCTGAAGAAGGTGGATGACGCCTTGTTCGCCGCCAAGGCCGGCGGGCGCGACCGCCTCATGATGGTAGCCGAATAG
- a CDS encoding J domain-containing protein, whose product MTPNQETQLMDACRILFPTAEVTRDFLCYIQPEGLKNAYRNRARECHPDACGGVGDPFRRTELFRRSVEAYKLLSDYLKTRKPAVIHLRRGHGTKPVLSQAPVAERAEGEQYYEGELPAIELKLGLYLYYRGVVSYQAVVRALMWQRDLRPPLGDYACRWGWLREEDVAAILRATHIVGSFGERAVALGLLSPSQLNIILLHQRSMQQPLGRYFVVNSLVSEPALRHHLRELTRHNRQVRESRP is encoded by the coding sequence ATGACACCCAATCAGGAAACACAACTGATGGATGCGTGCCGCATCCTGTTCCCCACGGCGGAGGTCACCAGGGACTTTCTCTGCTACATCCAGCCGGAGGGGCTGAAGAACGCGTATCGGAACCGCGCCCGGGAGTGCCATCCCGACGCCTGCGGCGGGGTGGGTGACCCGTTCCGGCGCACGGAGCTGTTCCGCCGCTCGGTCGAGGCCTACAAGCTGCTGAGCGACTACCTCAAGACCCGGAAGCCCGCCGTGATTCACCTGCGCCGCGGGCACGGCACCAAGCCCGTCCTCTCCCAGGCCCCGGTCGCCGAACGTGCCGAGGGCGAGCAGTACTACGAAGGGGAGCTCCCCGCCATCGAATTGAAGTTGGGGCTCTATCTCTACTACCGCGGCGTCGTGTCCTACCAGGCGGTGGTGCGCGCGCTCATGTGGCAGCGCGATCTGCGCCCTCCGCTGGGGGATTACGCCTGCAGGTGGGGGTGGCTCAGGGAAGAGGATGTGGCGGCGATCCTGCGCGCGACCCATATCGTCGGTTCGTTCGGCGAGCGGGCGGTGGCGCTGGGGTTGCTTTCCCCGTCGCAACTCAATATCATTCTGCTGCATCAACGGTCGATGCAGCAGCCCCTCGGCCGTTATTTCGTCGTAAACTCCCTGGTGTCCGAGCCGGCCCTGCGCCACCATCTGCGCGAACTCACCCGCCATAATCGCCAGGTACGCGAATCCCGGCCCTGA
- a CDS encoding SpoIIE family protein phosphatase → MELRSIKAKFITIIVLVYLAVGVVTLFAFYSGSNRIIAVFAQRFATKEALLEKNKIISIIDREVALARKMSDDPVLKNWAVAEADPRQRREALEQLESYRRSFRDRSCNITLAASRTYYSISEGDKRGAPKTTVLHAGNPADAWYFATMREVDGYALNLDYDRLIDKSKVWINAIMKGADGKKIGIASSGLDITDFLNEIVYSKEKGLSTILIDRSGIVQAHENRKIVEHNANERDKDKKVTIYSLMDERGKREELRAAIATLASQKSEVVAFPARFGGKNYLAAISFMPGVDWFNVVLVDVSRVISMGEFLPIVVIMFASLLLVIVTIALLMNRMVLAPLTNLSAATRQVAGGRYDITLPVTRRDEIGELTATFNAMTGTVADYTNNLEAKVRERTDELSTANRMLEESRNRIMESISYARTLQTSILPEAELMARCLGEHCVLYRPKEIVGGDFYYLREFPGHSLLACIDCTGHGVPGAFMTMTVNSVMNHVVDVICSDDPARILRELNRVMQQTLRLRDVDAGFDIALCLLDRRAGRLLFAGAGLSLYIASAQGVREIKGDHQRVGYKGSRQDFAYTNHEVALAPGDACYLTTDGLLDEPGGDLRYGFGSQRFKAMLAGQARLAMPAQAEAFERTLSEYRGANRQRDDVTLVGFRPERPTND, encoded by the coding sequence ATGGAACTCCGCAGCATCAAAGCAAAGTTCATTACCATCATCGTCCTTGTGTACCTGGCGGTCGGTGTGGTGACGCTGTTTGCCTTTTACAGCGGGAGCAATCGCATCATCGCCGTTTTTGCCCAGCGTTTCGCCACCAAGGAAGCCCTGCTGGAGAAAAACAAAATCATTTCCATCATCGACCGGGAGGTGGCCCTGGCCCGGAAGATGTCCGACGATCCGGTCCTGAAGAACTGGGCCGTGGCGGAGGCGGACCCCCGGCAGAGGCGGGAGGCCCTGGAGCAGCTGGAAAGCTACCGGCGCTCGTTCCGGGACCGCAGCTGCAACATAACCCTCGCCGCCTCCCGCACTTACTACTCCATCTCGGAGGGGGACAAGCGGGGCGCTCCCAAGACCACGGTCCTGCACGCCGGCAACCCGGCGGACGCGTGGTACTTCGCCACCATGCGCGAGGTGGACGGCTACGCCCTCAACCTGGACTACGACCGCCTGATCGACAAGAGCAAGGTGTGGATCAACGCCATCATGAAGGGAGCGGACGGCAAAAAGATCGGCATCGCCAGCAGCGGCCTCGACATCACCGACTTCCTCAACGAAATCGTCTATTCCAAGGAAAAGGGGCTCTCGACCATACTCATCGACCGCTCCGGCATTGTCCAGGCCCACGAAAACCGCAAGATCGTGGAACACAACGCCAACGAACGGGACAAGGACAAGAAGGTCACCATCTACAGCCTGATGGACGAACGCGGGAAACGGGAGGAGTTGCGTGCGGCCATCGCCACGCTGGCCTCCCAGAAGAGCGAGGTGGTGGCGTTCCCCGCCCGCTTCGGCGGCAAGAACTACCTGGCGGCCATCTCCTTCATGCCGGGGGTGGACTGGTTCAACGTAGTCCTGGTGGATGTCTCCCGCGTCATCAGCATGGGGGAATTCCTGCCCATCGTCGTCATCATGTTTGCTTCGCTGCTGCTGGTGATCGTGACCATCGCCCTCCTCATGAACCGCATGGTGCTGGCGCCGCTTACCAACCTGTCGGCCGCCACGCGCCAGGTCGCCGGCGGGCGCTACGACATCACGCTGCCGGTCACGCGGCGGGACGAGATCGGCGAACTGACGGCCACCTTCAACGCCATGACCGGGACGGTCGCCGATTACACCAACAATCTGGAGGCCAAGGTCAGGGAGCGGACGGACGAGCTCTCCACCGCCAACCGGATGCTGGAGGAGTCCCGCAACCGGATCATGGAGAGCATCAGTTATGCGCGCACGCTCCAGACCTCGATCCTGCCCGAAGCGGAGCTCATGGCGCGCTGCCTGGGCGAGCACTGCGTGCTGTACCGTCCCAAGGAGATCGTGGGGGGGGATTTCTACTACCTGCGGGAGTTCCCGGGCCACAGCCTTCTGGCGTGCATCGACTGCACCGGCCACGGCGTCCCCGGCGCCTTCATGACCATGACCGTCAACTCGGTCATGAACCACGTGGTCGATGTGATCTGTTCCGACGACCCGGCCCGTATCCTGCGGGAATTGAACCGCGTCATGCAGCAGACGCTGCGGCTGCGGGACGTGGATGCCGGGTTCGATATCGCCCTCTGCCTGCTCGACCGGCGGGCCGGGCGGCTCCTGTTCGCCGGGGCGGGGCTGTCGCTCTACATCGCCTCGGCTCAAGGGGTGCGCGAAATCAAGGGGGACCACCAGCGGGTGGGCTACAAGGGCTCCAGGCAGGATTTCGCCTATACGAACCACGAGGTGGCGCTGGCCCCGGGCGACGCCTGCTATCTCACCACCGACGGACTTCTGGACGAACCGGGCGGCGACCTGCGCTACGGCTTCGGCTCGCAGCGCTTCAAGGCCATGCTGGCCGGGCAGGCCCGCCTTGCCATGCCGGCGCAGGCCGAGGCCTTCGAACGGACGTTGTCGGAGTACCGGGGCGCGAACCGGCAGCGCGACGACGTCACCCTGGTGGGGTTCCGTCCGGAGCGCCCCACAAACGATTGA
- a CDS encoding SiaB family protein kinase, which translates to MDLFKLREEFSQEGIMMCFNGPFSHSIIEEIGTAIRNHLAAENIARMAVQDVFAVYIEMTQNARNYLVSREINSGDTASATIIIAKRGESYAVTSGNLIKTADIAELSARIDAVNGYERDELKKRIRQQLRNEVPPGALGAGIGLMEIAKRAVAKLEYSIRDIDGQYAFFTLTAQV; encoded by the coding sequence ATGGACCTCTTTAAGCTCAGAGAGGAATTTTCCCAGGAAGGCATCATGATGTGTTTCAACGGGCCGTTTTCCCACAGCATCATCGAGGAGATCGGCACCGCCATCAGGAACCACCTGGCGGCGGAGAACATCGCCCGCATGGCGGTGCAGGACGTGTTCGCCGTCTACATCGAGATGACCCAGAACGCCCGCAACTATCTGGTTTCGCGGGAGATCAACAGCGGAGACACCGCCTCGGCCACCATCATCATCGCCAAGCGGGGCGAGAGCTACGCCGTGACCTCCGGCAACCTGATCAAGACGGCGGACATTGCCGAACTCAGCGCGCGGATCGACGCCGTCAACGGCTATGAGCGCGACGAGCTGAAAAAACGGATCCGGCAGCAGTTGCGCAACGAGGTGCCGCCGGGGGCGTTGGGGGCGGGGATCGGGCTGATGGAAATCGCCAAGCGGGCCGTCGCCAAGCTGGAATATTCCATACGGGACATTGACGGGCAGTATGCCTTTTTTACGCTGACCGCGCAGGTGTAG